From Watersipora subatra chromosome 2, tzWatSuba1.1, whole genome shotgun sequence, one genomic window encodes:
- the LOC137387556 gene encoding sedoheptulokinase-like has protein sequence MNECYVGIDVGSSSVKVSVVEWSPSLRRLSTLNSCQKPYQDTRQSCNPMQHVMAERGSALCSTSLLNEQKAEVIINSINKCFHEAMHIRKERPASPLLVKKVAVCGQMHGVIMWSRGTKVVRCAKNTLEVTGPVSHLITWQDQRCSQEFLQSLPPSKQPLRAGFGCASLFWFAKHAPTYLEQFTHAGTIADFVVAMLCDLPAVVISDHNAYSWGYYDMDKVCWQTDVLDNTEFPIRLLPTIVSAGTVVGQTTLSWSALPPDVDVYVAAGDAQCSVKATQFLPHQAVLNLGTSCQLSFLSSSKVDEGKHLQRWPFKADNFISVLASMNGGNVLSTFVKMLHGWMSELDVDVSEASIWSKLSGMTCPVETRSGVLVRPILNSERGSEGSHQGASVSNIFADNISLAQVYQQVCTGLVKNVGDMLPQGALSRNGITEIKCCGSIFNRHPFFITAVKEVFPDMSRVSVCDDADAAYGAVLMVL, from the exons ATGAACGAATGCTACGTTGGTATAGACGTGGGGTCGAGTTCTGTGAAAGTTTCAGTTGTTGAATGGAGCCCTTCTTTAAGACGTTTGAGTACACTGAACAGCTGTCAGAAACCGTACCAAGATACCAGGCAATCATGTAATCCAATGCAACATGTGATGGCAGAACGTGGCAGTGCTTTATGTAGTACAAGTTTACTAAATGAACAAAAAGCTGAAGTtataatcaattcaattaataaatgctttcaTGAAGCTATGCATATAAGAAAAGAGCGTCCAGCCTCTCCTTTGCTAGTGAAAAAAGTGGCAGTGTGTGGACAAATGCATGGAGTGATAATGTGGTCTAGAG GCACAAAGGTGGTGAGATGTGCAAAAAATACCTTGGAGGTTACCGGTCCGGTGTCTCATCTCATTACTTGGCAAGATCAGAGATGCTCTCAAGAGTTTCTTCAGAGTCTTCCACCTAGCAAACAACCTTTACGGGCAG GTTTTGGTTGCGCAAGCCTGTTCTGGTTTGCCAAGCATGCACCAACTTATTTGGAACAGTTCACTCATGCTGGTACCATCGCAGATTTTGTGGTCGCCATGTTGTGTGATCTACCTGCTGTAGTGATATCTGACCATAATGCTTATAGCTGGGGTTATTATGACATGGACAAAGTTTGTTGGCAAACAGATGT TTTGGATAACACAGAGTTTCCTATTCGGCTGCTGCCGACAATTGTGTCAGCTGGCACAGTCGTAGGACAGACAACCCTTTCTTGGTCAGCTTTACCCCCAGATGTGGATGTTTACGTCGCTGCAGGCGATGCCCAGTGCTCAGTGAAGGCCACGCAGTTTCTTCCTCATCAAGCAG ttttaaatctGGGAACATCCTGCCAGTTGTCGTTCTTGAGCTCCTCCAAGGTGGATGAAGGCAAGCACCTGCAGAGGTGGCCTTTTAAAGCAGACAACTTCATATCAGTGTTGGCAAGCATGAATGGAGGAAATGTGTTATCTACTTTCGTTAAGATGTTGCACGGGTGGATGAGTGAGCTAG ATGTAGATGTGTCGGAAGCCAGCATCTGGTCCAAATTATCTGGTATGACTTGTCCAGTAGAGACAAGAAGCGGTGTATTAGTGCGACCAATTTTGAATTCAGAAAGAGGCAGCGAAGGAAGTCATCAAGGCGCTTCTGTGTCTAATATCTTTGCTGACAATATTTCCCTTGCTCAGGTTTATCAGCAGGTTTGCACTGGCCTTGTGAAAAATGTCGGTGATATGCTGCCACAAGGCGCGCTGTCAAGGAATGGTATAACAGAGATCAAATGTTGTGGCAGCATATTTAATAGACATCCTTTTTTTATCACAGCTGTAAAGGAAGTGTTCCCCGATATGTCTAGGGTCAGCGTTTGTGATGATGCTGACGCAGCTTATGGTGCAGTTTTAATGGTGTTATGA